In Halorussus limi, a genomic segment contains:
- a CDS encoding 50S ribosomal protein L18 produces the protein MATGPRYTVPMRRRREVRTDYHQRLRLLKSGKPRLVARKSNQHVRAQLVTMGPNGDETVASAFSGDLEEYGWEAPTGNLPSAYLTGLLAGKRALEAGIEEAVLDIGLNTATPGGKVFAIQEGAIDAGLEIPHNDSVLADWSRNRGEHIAEYAEQLDEPLYSGDFDATELPEHFDEVRETLMED, from the coding sequence ATGGCAACAGGACCACGATACACGGTGCCGATGCGCCGTCGCCGCGAGGTCCGGACTGACTACCATCAGAGGTTGCGCCTGCTGAAATCGGGCAAGCCCCGGCTGGTCGCTCGCAAGAGCAACCAGCACGTCAGGGCGCAGCTGGTCACGATGGGTCCCAACGGCGACGAGACGGTTGCGAGCGCGTTTTCCGGCGACCTCGAAGAGTACGGCTGGGAAGCCCCCACGGGCAACCTCCCCAGCGCGTACCTGACGGGGCTGCTGGCCGGGAAGCGAGCGCTCGAAGCCGGCATCGAGGAGGCCGTCCTCGACATCGGTCTCAACACCGCGACACCCGGAGGCAAAGTATTCGCAATACAGGAAGGCGCAATCGACGCCGGGCTCGAAATTCCCCACAACGACAGCGTGCTGGCCGACTGGTCGCGCAACCGCGGCGAACACATCGCCGAGTACGCCGAGCAGTTGGACGAACCGCTGTACAGCGGGGATTTCGACGCCACAGAACTACCCGAGCACTTCGACGAAGTGCGAGAGACGCTCATGGAGGACTAA
- a CDS encoding 50S ribosomal protein L19e produces the protein MSDLSAQKRLASDVLDVGENRVWFDPEAQGAIAEAITREDIRELVEDGSIEAKDKKGNSRGRARKRKAKRDYGHQTGAGTRKGKSGGRQQGKEQWQQTIRAQRTKLRELRAEGEITQSQYRDLYDKAKGGEFRSVQYLLNYIESNY, from the coding sequence ATGAGCGACCTGAGCGCACAGAAGCGACTCGCGTCCGACGTCCTCGACGTCGGCGAGAACCGCGTCTGGTTCGACCCCGAAGCGCAGGGTGCCATCGCGGAAGCGATTACCCGCGAAGACATCCGCGAACTCGTCGAGGACGGCTCGATAGAGGCGAAAGACAAGAAGGGCAACTCCCGCGGTCGCGCCCGCAAGCGGAAGGCCAAGCGCGACTACGGTCATCAGACCGGCGCTGGCACCCGAAAAGGGAAGTCGGGCGGCCGCCAGCAGGGCAAAGAACAGTGGCAGCAGACGATTCGCGCGCAGCGAACGAAGCTCCGCGAACTCCGCGCCGAAGGCGAAATCACGCAGTCTCAGTACCGAGACCTGTACGACAAAGCCAAGGGCGGGGAGTTCCGTAGCGTCCAGTACCTGCTCAACTACATCGAGAGTAACTACTAA